The DNA sequence GCAGTTGACAGACCTGGACAAAGGTACAACCGTTAATGTCGGAAAAATTATGGGGGGAATAGGGGCAAACACTGTCTCTCCGCAGGCACAATTGGTTTTTGAATTGAGATACAAATATTCTGCTGAGAAAGAGAGAGTGTTGGAAGCCATAGAAAAGATTGTGCAAACCTCTGTTGTTGATGGCGTAAAAGCAACATTAAGCGGTGGTATACAAAGAGATGTGATGCAGACAACAGAGGATTCAATCGCTCTACTTAAAAAAATAGAAAAGATTACACAACAGCAAATATCCGCGGAAGAAAGAGGCGGTGTGAGTGATGCAAATATTGTCAGCGCATGTGGTGTTGTGACACTTGATGGTTTCGGACCGTTTGGTGACGGAGATCATACAGTAAAAGAGCGGGCGAGCAAGGAGAGTTTTGTCCGTCGCATAGAGATGAGCAGAAAGCTCTTTGGGTATTTTATAAAAAATTTAAAATTTTAGGGGATGTCAATGAAAAAAAGAAAAATCGGCATGTGGTTATATAAGAATGGCGGCGGAGACAAAATAGCAAAAAAAATAATTAAAAAACTCAAAGAAAGAAACATTGAAGTATTAAACGATATTAATTTGCGTCATGCGATTGCAAAAAATGCGCATATACTCTATCACGGAAAAGAGTATCATGGAGAAAAACTCGATACACTGGATCTATTTTTTTCCTATAATGCAGGGGAACAGACACAGTATCAAATGTACCTGTATCAGGCATTAAACCGAATTATTCCGATGATTAACTCTTATGAGTCTTTTGCTTTGACAGAAGATAAGTTTCAGACCTCGTTTGTTCTGAGAAACAGCGGTGTGAAAACAGCTGATTATAAGCTGTGTCATCGGGATGATGGGCATGAACTTAAAAAAATCATTAAAAAATGGGACAAAATGGTCTACAAGCCGACTGATGGCTGGGGTGGTGTGGGACTTACCAAAATCGAGAATGAAGCAAGCCTGGATATGCTTATGCCTTTTTTAAATCAGATGGATCTGCGCTATTTTTATGTAGAAAAATTTATTGATTATGACAATACGGATTTTAGAGTTGATATTGTTGACGGAGAATTTGTTTCGTGTTACGGAAGAAAAGCCAGCGGAACTGACTGGCGTACAAATGTTACAAGCGGCGGCAGTGTTTTTGTACGTGAAGCAAATGACGAAGTTGTCAGTATTGCAAAAAAAGCATGCAAAGCAACAGGTGTGGATATTGGTGGCGTAGATATTATCTATGACAGAGAAAAAGAAGAGTATATTGTTTTGGAAGTAAACGGTATTCCCGCTTTTGCTACTCCTGAACAGGAAAAAATGGGATTAAACTTTAATGACAAAAAAATTGATTTAATTGTGGATTTAATTGACAGAAAAACGAAGTAAGAGTATCATTTCAAAAAAATGAAGGCAATGGCTTGAGACAACAATATAGTTCATATGATGAATGTATAAATTTTTTTAATTCTGCTCAAAAGAGACATCCAAATCTTGTTAAAGTAGAAACAATAGGACAAACATGGGAAAGCAGAGATATTATTGCTGTCTCAATTACTAAAAATGTAGAGGCACATCTGAAAAAACCTGCACTTTTTTACACAGGTACAATTCATGCAAGAGAATGGATTGGAATAGAACTTTCTCTTGCTTTTGCAAAATATATTTTAGAACATATTGATTATGATCCGCAGCTTAACAAAATATTGGACAATACAACACTCTATATGGTCCCCTGTGCAAATCCGGATGGTTTCGAATACTCAAGAAACCATTTTTCTTTTTGGAGAAAAAACCGTAGAAAAAATCCTGACGGAAGTTACGGTGTTGATTTAAACAGAAATTTCAGTGTAGGTTTTACCCCGAACAAAAATTATACTTCGAATGTCTACTCTGGTCCGAAACCGTTCAGTGAACCGGAAACCGCAGCCATTAGAGATTTTATACTCGAACGCAAAAATATTACAATTGCTTTGGACTACCATTCTCAGGGCAATGTATTTTTTCCTGCACACAATTTTATTCATGAAGATGCGGAGGATGCTGTTGACTTGAATCTTCTGGCGGGAAATATGGCAGAAGAAATAAGAAAAGAGTCTTCTCGTGAATACGGCATTCATATGGGAAAACCGCCTGTGCATCTCATTTCAGGAAGCGGACGCGAGTTTTACTATTCTCAGGGAATCCTTTCGCTTGTAGCAGAAGTCGGAACGAGAAACATCAGTGACTATATTGAGAATATGAGTGAGAATATCCAGGAAAATATTCCAGCTTTGATTATGGCTCTCTCCGAAGTAAACAATTACAAAAAAGAAAACAATTTACAACGTGTTGAAAATTTTGTGGCAACAGGTATTGGGGCAAAAGAGGTAGAACTCAGCTGGGAGTATATAGAAGACGAAACAATATATTTTGAAATTTATCGTTCAACAAAACTCAAAGGGTTTGCGCAGGCCTCCAATCGAATTGCCATGACGAAAATGAAAAGTTTTACAGATTCCAATTTAAAGAGTTCGACAAATTATTATTATTATATTCGTGCGGTCTGCAAGGACAAGTCAATTAAATCACCTTATGCTCAACTTGTTGCGGTAAGAACAAAACCGGCTGAAAATATGTTTTCCAAAATTTTATATCCCATTGCAAGCAAAATAGGATATGTCGGAGAAAAGACACAAAAGAACAAAGATCATTTTGGGAACAATTCTCTGTTTGTCGGAATTTCAGAACAAAAAGGGGAGTGTTACGGAGTGTGTGGATTTTCCTTAATGACAATTCCGGAAAATGCGATTATTACAGCAGCAAAAATTTCATTTTATCCGATGAACCGGGTTGCTGTACAGGTTGAGCGCTATGGTCAGTGGCGGGTTGGACAGATGGATGAGCGTACAATAGACAAAATAGACAGTTTTGATGATATAAAAAATGCAAAAATGCTTTCTTATATAGATCGACCAACCTCTTCACATCAATTGGCTCAGGGTATATGGAGAGAATATCAATTTGCAGAACAGGAAATAAAAGTTCTTGAAAAAGCTTTAAAAAGACGAGAAGCATATTTTAGAATGCAAGGACCGACCTCTTTGCCGCTTGACAGGTCTTCTCAGTTGATGCAGTGGGATATCGGATATGGAAAATTCAGTGGAGGATTAACCTACAGACCAAAGCTTGATATTTCGTATACCATACATGAAGCAAAACTGGATATTCAATCTTCTTATGAGTTTACAGTCAATCATGACAATATAAAAGATAATGCGCTTAAATCCGGATATGACGCAAGTGGCAACCTGAAATATGCATGCATTGAATTTGATTTATTGAATTTACCGGATATGGAAAATACCGTAGTATCTGATGCGTATATAGATTTACAGGCATATCAGGTGAATGCAAAAGAGAATAATTTACGTTTTCATATAGAACTGGTGGAACCGATTACAGGTGAAATTACCTATGAGAAGATAAAAAACCGAAACATTATTGAGAGAATCGGATATGACGTAAGTATTACAGAGATCAAGAGATCTTCAAAACAGAGATTTGTTTTTGATACATATGCAATTCAGGAAATGCTTGAGTTGGCAAAAGAAAAGAAGAAAGCCTTTTTTGTAATTTCCGCTTCATCAGAAACTGAGATGTCCAAAAATGCTGATGTAAACTGGATAGACAATAAAAAAATAGATAAACCGGTTTTAACTCTGGATTACATCCGTAAAAGGAAAAATCCGCCAAAACAGGTAGAGAACTTACGGGCAAGTATGGAAAACGGAATAATAAAACTGCAGTGGGAAAGTCCTGAAGACGATGGCTACAGAGGTGTGATTGTTGTAAAAAACAGATTCAAGGTTCCATGCTCTCCTTATGATGGACAAAAACTCTATGGCGGCAGTGATAATTATACGTATGATAATTTTGGTGATTTGAATGTTCATAAATATTATGCAGTATTTTCATATGATGATGTTCCAAATTTTTCTGAACCTGTATATATTGAAGTAAACAGTTAGAAGTTTGTTTGCGTCAAACTTCTATAAAAAGTAACAAATAAAAAACTTCAAAAACTTTTTAAAAAACCCACCAAACATTAAGCAGTCTCTAAGCAATACTCCCCTATAATTCCCATCCACAAACAGAGAGACCTGATTTAAAAGGCCTGAAGAGACTTCAAGTAGAAGCTTTTAAAAATGTTTGAGATCATTGAAAACTAAGCAAGTAAGAGACTTTTTAACTTTAGAGTTAAAGAGATAAATTACTTAGAAAT is a window from the Sulfurimonas hydrogeniphila genome containing:
- a CDS encoding ATP-grasp domain-containing protein, which produces MKKRKIGMWLYKNGGGDKIAKKIIKKLKERNIEVLNDINLRHAIAKNAHILYHGKEYHGEKLDTLDLFFSYNAGEQTQYQMYLYQALNRIIPMINSYESFALTEDKFQTSFVLRNSGVKTADYKLCHRDDGHELKKIIKKWDKMVYKPTDGWGGVGLTKIENEASLDMLMPFLNQMDLRYFYVEKFIDYDNTDFRVDIVDGEFVSCYGRKASGTDWRTNVTSGGSVFVREANDEVVSIAKKACKATGVDIGGVDIIYDREKEEYIVLEVNGIPAFATPEQEKMGLNFNDKKIDLIVDLIDRKTK
- a CDS encoding M14 family zinc carboxypeptidase, whose translation is MRQQYSSYDECINFFNSAQKRHPNLVKVETIGQTWESRDIIAVSITKNVEAHLKKPALFYTGTIHAREWIGIELSLAFAKYILEHIDYDPQLNKILDNTTLYMVPCANPDGFEYSRNHFSFWRKNRRKNPDGSYGVDLNRNFSVGFTPNKNYTSNVYSGPKPFSEPETAAIRDFILERKNITIALDYHSQGNVFFPAHNFIHEDAEDAVDLNLLAGNMAEEIRKESSREYGIHMGKPPVHLISGSGREFYYSQGILSLVAEVGTRNISDYIENMSENIQENIPALIMALSEVNNYKKENNLQRVENFVATGIGAKEVELSWEYIEDETIYFEIYRSTKLKGFAQASNRIAMTKMKSFTDSNLKSSTNYYYYIRAVCKDKSIKSPYAQLVAVRTKPAENMFSKILYPIASKIGYVGEKTQKNKDHFGNNSLFVGISEQKGECYGVCGFSLMTIPENAIITAAKISFYPMNRVAVQVERYGQWRVGQMDERTIDKIDSFDDIKNAKMLSYIDRPTSSHQLAQGIWREYQFAEQEIKVLEKALKRREAYFRMQGPTSLPLDRSSQLMQWDIGYGKFSGGLTYRPKLDISYTIHEAKLDIQSSYEFTVNHDNIKDNALKSGYDASGNLKYACIEFDLLNLPDMENTVVSDAYIDLQAYQVNAKENNLRFHIELVEPITGEITYEKIKNRNIIERIGYDVSITEIKRSSKQRFVFDTYAIQEMLELAKEKKKAFFVISASSETEMSKNADVNWIDNKKIDKPVLTLDYIRKRKNPPKQVENLRASMENGIIKLQWESPEDDGYRGVIVVKNRFKVPCSPYDGQKLYGGSDNYTYDNFGDLNVHKYYAVFSYDDVPNFSEPVYIEVNS